A window of Phocoena phocoena chromosome 6, mPhoPho1.1, whole genome shotgun sequence contains these coding sequences:
- the SPATA31G1 gene encoding spermatogenesis-associated protein 31G1, with translation MAINTRWGLPLLYRVAFLDRLWKQKSGEEEEEEEEEEEVSLDPLKPFLVLDSLRVSPTGVLFDSEATCGDIERRKNSWASELRACSLPQDPRGANPLGVQSDCEPTAGHMEQKETCCVPVSPLWGPSPCPNSMSKSHTSEPIGDQCNCKPEGETVEQRGNCWTTELPAPIPRSLSAPLPDPHIDLEFVWRNVQQRGIPQDPSLPAVDPLQPVPWPLTQAEALKIESNQPGLPKGELFPGSKAETPSSQGEAVPKVPTHSGIQAWHWSKELELRLKKLQQSPASRSLGPSQSFGSSPALSSTTQATRRLSSCPPQQIHPLSLCPNSSSCHPPKPQSTVTQPVQVPHCYHSHASIQPQLWKSGRAEQESQKEQRMNVKMSSQGSCVHCPGLEEPSYPEVPASGKRQNKASALSSAKKRESPRKPKGGDHGEGDAKLGSTTVTGKSHLAQARLAEVPVSRLLQRSQHRDQSSRHTAPSPQPHSKASGSQDQRGARLGAGDILAPWHCKHCPWAQKRLSSPTPQAPPTRGLQRMLAKFLGTHGPLPTKSSQQRKGW, from the exons ATGGCCATTAACACCAGATGG GGCCTACCACTTCTGTACCGCGTGGCTTTCCTTGATCGCCTGTGGAAGCAGAAGtcaggggaggaagaagaagaggaggaggaggaagaggaggtatCTCTGGATCCACTGAAGCCAT TTCTTGTACTGGATTCCCTCAGAGTTAGCCCTACGGGGGTCCTGTTTGATTCTGAAGCTACATGTGGGGACATAGAAAGGAGAAAGAACTCCTGGGCCTCTGAGCTCCGGGCTTGCAGTTTACCTCAAGATCCACGTGGAGCCAACCCCTTGGGAGTCCAATCTGACTGTGAGCCTACTGCGGGGCACATGGAGCAGAAAGAAACCTGTTGTGTTCCTGTGTCCCCATTGTGGGGTCCCAGCCCATGCCCAAACTCTATGTCAAAGTCTCACACAAGTGAGCCTATTGGAGACCAATGCAACTGTAAACCTGAGGGGGAAACAGTGGAGCAGAGAGGGAACTGCTGGACCACTGAACTCCCAGCCCCAATCCCCAGGTCACTCTCTGCTCCTCTACCAGATCCACACATTGACCTTGAGTTTGTGTGGAGGAATGTGCAACAAAGAGGGATCCCCCAGGACCCCAGCCTTCCAGCAGTGGATCCCCTCCAGCCAGTACCCTGGCCTCTCACCCAAGCTGAAGCTCTGAAGATTGAGTCCAACCAGCCTGGCCTACCCAAGGGAGAGCTGTTCCCAGGGTCTAAGGCAGAGACTCCATCCTCCCAGGGTGAGGCTGTCCCAAAGGTGCCCACACACTCTGGGATCCAGGCCTGGCACTGGAGTAAAGAGTTAGAACTCAGGCTGAAGAAACTACAGCAGAGCCCTGCTTCCAGATCTCTTGGCCCAAGTCAATCATTTGGCAGCTCCCCTGCCCTGAGCTCCACAACTCAAGCCACCCGGAGACTCTCTTCTTGCCCACCACAGCAGATTCATCCCCTCAGTCTGTGCCCCAACTCTTCAAGCTGTCATCCCCCTAAACCTCAGAGCACAGTAACTCAGCCTGTCCAGGTCCCCCACTGTTATCACTCCCACGCCTCTATCCAACCTCAGCTATGGAAGTCTGGCAGGGCAGAACAAGAGTCTCAGAAAGAGCAAAGAATGAATGTGAAGATGTCATCCCAGGGGTCATGTGTTCACTGCCCAGGCCTAGAAGAGCCCTCATACCCTGAGGTTCCAGCCTCAGGCAAGAGACAGAACAAGGCTTCAGCTCTATCTTCagccaaaaagagagagagccccAGGAAACCCAAAGGAGGAGACCACGGAGAAGGGGATGCAAAATTGGGGTCAACAACAGTTACAGGGAAAAGCCACCTAGCCCAGGCCAGACTAGCAGAGGTCCCTGTAAGCAGACTTTTGCAAAGATCTCAGCACAGGGACCAGAGCTCTCGACACACTGCTCCCTCCCCGCAGCCTCACTCCAAGGCTTCAGGTTCCCAAGATCAGAGAGGGGCAAGGCTGGGAGCTGGTGACATCCTGGCCCCTTGGCACTGTAAGCACTGCCCTTGGGCCCAGAAGCGTCTTTCCTCCCCCACACCTCAGGCTCCCCCTACCAGGGGTCTCCAAAGGATGTTAGCCAAATTTCTGGGTACCCATGGACCCCTGCCCACCAAATCCAGTCAGCAGAGAAAAGGCTGGTAG